One window of Brachybacterium ginsengisoli genomic DNA carries:
- a CDS encoding histidine phosphatase family protein: MTSRVLVLRHGESTANVEGLIVSVPGPRALTEVGLTPLGREQARRAAAQGLAQGLGPGTVVISSDFARALQTAEEFAAGIGAAAPRVDERLRERSFGGYDEGPASAYDEVWRVDRGRGTHEGGVEQVAAVAARVLAVLREADDLASTAPVVLVAHGDVLQIALALGAGADPHEHRDVPHLGNAELREIGAGRDAAGS; this comes from the coding sequence GTGACCAGCCGAGTCCTGGTGCTCCGCCACGGCGAGTCCACCGCGAACGTCGAGGGCCTGATCGTCTCCGTCCCCGGTCCTCGCGCCCTGACGGAGGTGGGCCTGACCCCGCTCGGCCGCGAGCAGGCGCGCCGGGCCGCGGCCCAGGGCCTCGCCCAGGGTCTGGGGCCGGGGACCGTGGTGATCTCGAGCGACTTCGCGCGGGCGCTGCAGACCGCCGAGGAGTTCGCCGCGGGGATCGGCGCCGCCGCGCCCCGCGTGGACGAGCGGCTGCGCGAGCGCAGCTTCGGCGGGTACGACGAGGGGCCCGCGAGCGCGTACGACGAGGTCTGGCGGGTCGACCGCGGGCGCGGCACCCACGAGGGCGGGGTCGAGCAGGTCGCGGCCGTCGCCGCGCGTGTGCTCGCCGTGCTCCGGGAGGCCGACGACCTCGCCAGCACGGCGCCGGTGGTGCTGGTCGCCCACGGCGACGTCCTGCAGATCGCGCTCGCGCTCGGCGCCGGGGCCGACCCGCACGAGCACCGCGACGTGCCGCACCTCGGCAACGCCGAGCTGCGGGAGATCGGCGCGGGTCGGGACGCCGCCGGCTCATGA